In Alkalihalobacillus sp. TS-13, the following are encoded in one genomic region:
- a CDS encoding S8 family serine peptidase, whose amino-acid sequence MRQFTFLMCLMLLFSTWFATLSPVMETAKAETGNTTIINSKLQNAMDATSDPLEVIVTFHTDNGPTNEHIQLLKDKGITKGVTFNELPMAGVLATPAQIQSLAQLEDVRSLYLNEKLEYENEESTDLTGVDKLRNDADLTAKNDGLPVSGKGVGVVVNDSGVDGMHNDIKFGDHLVQNVQGATNLNALSDLLPITYVEDVPNTDSDSGHGTHVAGIVGGNGAMSSGKYEGVAPGADLIGYGSGAGLAILDTIGGFDYALTHQAEYNIRVITNSWGSTSDAGTDFDPEDPINIATKKLYDRNIVTVFSAGNSGPGESTISGNYKKAPWVITVAAGDKQGNIADFSSRGVKGKGGTVTVDGEEFTWEDRPTITTPGKDIISTKTIAPLTALSAEQDAENIEPAHLPYYTHMSGTSMAAPHGAGIVALMLDADPSLTPEEVKGIIQQTATNMPGYEPWEVGAGYANAHAAVDKILNDKNYGETLNLNKAYNANVDMEVERTPIEVEYNPVTADSNKVEFEVEEGLTELVARINAKGILGETGNPLNLVLTAPDGTEYTSGIYVVFTLYTDRTVQVTKPVPGTWTLEIRGLQGSVGLPETVEGELAFKKADGFTGLNDISGHPAEEAIKTGVGERLLDSNKKGDYKPDNDLTRVDFAKYLTMGAGIRQSLPDVASFTDVAAADAAYTEAVTADGAALKDTAQDDAGVLLPTADGKFSPKKAVDRTELAYALVQSLGLQNEAESLNEGQLTVQYKEERIPVGDGGQVPAELKGYVQLALDLNIINAYFDVTQGPYDLEPTVTATFEPEKTVTRGDFAVAISRYYATYLMP is encoded by the coding sequence ATGAGACAGTTTACCTTTTTAATGTGTTTGATGCTCCTTTTTTCAACATGGTTCGCAACACTGTCCCCAGTCATGGAGACGGCAAAAGCGGAGACAGGCAATACCACAATCATCAACAGCAAGTTACAAAATGCGATGGATGCCACTTCAGATCCACTAGAAGTGATTGTGACTTTCCATACAGATAATGGACCGACCAATGAACATATCCAACTTTTAAAAGACAAGGGGATTACGAAGGGGGTTACGTTCAATGAACTCCCGATGGCAGGTGTATTAGCGACACCGGCCCAGATTCAATCTCTTGCACAACTGGAAGACGTCCGCTCACTATACTTGAATGAAAAACTGGAATATGAAAACGAAGAATCGACGGACTTGACGGGAGTGGATAAGCTTCGTAATGACGCAGATCTGACCGCGAAAAACGATGGGCTCCCAGTTTCAGGAAAAGGTGTCGGGGTTGTCGTCAATGACAGCGGAGTCGATGGAATGCATAACGATATCAAGTTTGGTGATCATCTCGTCCAAAATGTGCAAGGTGCGACCAATTTGAATGCTTTGAGTGATCTTCTCCCAATCACATATGTAGAGGATGTACCGAATACGGACAGCGATTCAGGGCATGGGACTCATGTGGCTGGCATCGTCGGTGGAAACGGCGCCATGTCGAGCGGAAAATATGAAGGTGTTGCGCCTGGTGCCGACCTGATCGGATACGGATCTGGTGCGGGACTTGCAATTCTTGATACGATTGGTGGCTTCGATTATGCGTTGACCCATCAAGCGGAATACAACATCAGGGTTATTACGAACTCTTGGGGTTCGACGAGTGATGCAGGAACTGATTTCGATCCAGAAGACCCGATCAACATCGCCACAAAAAAACTGTACGACCGCAATATTGTCACTGTATTTTCAGCTGGGAACTCTGGACCAGGCGAATCAACGATCTCCGGTAATTATAAAAAAGCCCCCTGGGTCATTACTGTTGCGGCAGGTGACAAACAAGGAAATATCGCAGACTTCTCATCACGTGGTGTTAAAGGAAAAGGCGGTACAGTGACAGTGGATGGCGAGGAGTTCACCTGGGAAGACCGACCGACGATCACCACTCCTGGAAAAGACATCATCTCGACAAAAACAATCGCTCCACTGACGGCATTAAGTGCCGAACAAGATGCGGAAAACATCGAGCCAGCACACCTTCCTTACTACACACATATGAGCGGAACCTCGATGGCAGCGCCGCATGGGGCAGGGATTGTCGCGCTGATGCTTGACGCCGACCCGAGTCTTACACCGGAAGAAGTGAAGGGGATCATCCAACAGACGGCGACAAATATGCCAGGATATGAACCATGGGAAGTAGGTGCAGGTTATGCGAATGCACACGCGGCAGTAGACAAGATTTTGAATGATAAAAATTACGGCGAAACATTGAACCTCAACAAAGCGTACAATGCAAACGTCGATATGGAAGTCGAACGAACGCCGATCGAAGTCGAATACAATCCAGTGACAGCGGATTCGAATAAGGTAGAGTTTGAAGTGGAAGAAGGACTGACGGAGCTTGTCGCCCGGATCAATGCGAAAGGGATCCTTGGTGAAACAGGCAACCCTCTCAATCTTGTGCTGACAGCACCAGACGGAACGGAGTACACTTCAGGAATCTATGTGGTTTTTACCTTGTATACCGATCGGACTGTCCAAGTGACAAAACCGGTGCCAGGTACGTGGACGCTTGAAATTCGAGGGCTTCAGGGAAGTGTCGGACTCCCAGAAACGGTTGAAGGTGAACTTGCTTTTAAAAAAGCAGACGGATTCACAGGGTTGAATGACATCAGTGGCCATCCAGCGGAAGAAGCAATCAAGACCGGTGTGGGTGAGAGACTCCTCGACAGTAACAAGAAAGGGGATTACAAGCCTGATAACGACTTAACCCGCGTCGATTTTGCAAAATACTTGACGATGGGTGCTGGAATACGCCAAAGCCTTCCTGATGTTGCCAGTTTTACCGATGTAGCTGCGGCTGATGCTGCTTATACCGAGGCTGTCACTGCCGATGGTGCTGCATTGAAGGATACAGCTCAAGATGATGCTGGGGTATTGCTCCCGACAGCTGACGGAAAGTTTTCCCCAAAAAAAGCGGTTGATCGTACTGAACTGGCTTATGCACTCGTCCAAAGTTTAGGCTTACAAAATGAAGCGGAATCGCTCAACGAAGGACAGTTGACGGTACAGTATAAGGAAGAACGGATTCCAGTTGGAGATGGGGGTCAAGTTCCGGCTGAATTAAAAGGATATGTCCAACTTGCCCTTGATTTGAACATTATCAACGCGTATTTCGATGTGACGCAAGGACCGTATGATCTCGAGCCGACCGTCACGGCAACATTCGAACCAGAAAAGACCGTCACAAGAGGTGATTTTGCAGTTGCCATCTCCCGTTACTATGCAACCTATCTAATGCCATGA
- the argF gene encoding ornithine carbamoyltransferase, protein MAKAVELLHTKGLTASNFTGQDFLTISDFHSTEIMYLLKQAIKLKKEQKLGVTHKHLNGKVLGMIFDKASTRTRISFEVGIIQLGGNPIYLNTKDTQLGRGESVADTAKVLSRYVDAVMIRTFAHKTIEEFAAHADIPVINGLTDLHHPTQVMADLMTILEHKGKLKGLKLCYVGDGNNNMTHSLLEGAAKVGMDIAVASPFGYEPDQMIRDHAKLVAKQNGSSVVITNSPDEAIQDADVVVTDVWASMGEEDEFDARVEAFKPYQVNSKLCEKAKDDFMFMHCLPAHRGEEVTAEILDGQHSVVFDEAENRLHAQKAIMLALMGEN, encoded by the coding sequence TTGGCTAAAGCCGTTGAACTACTACACACTAAAGGATTGACTGCTTCAAACTTTACAGGTCAGGATTTTCTAACGATATCTGATTTTCATTCCACAGAAATCATGTACTTACTGAAACAGGCTATAAAGCTGAAGAAGGAACAGAAACTCGGTGTTACACATAAGCATTTGAACGGAAAAGTATTGGGGATGATTTTCGATAAAGCGTCGACACGTACCCGGATTTCGTTTGAGGTTGGGATCATCCAGCTTGGAGGGAACCCCATTTACTTGAACACGAAGGACACCCAGCTTGGACGTGGAGAGAGCGTAGCGGATACGGCGAAGGTTTTATCCCGGTATGTCGATGCCGTCATGATCCGGACTTTTGCACATAAAACAATTGAAGAATTTGCAGCACACGCTGATATTCCGGTGATCAATGGTCTGACTGACTTGCACCATCCGACACAGGTGATGGCGGATCTGATGACGATTTTAGAGCACAAAGGAAAACTAAAAGGGTTGAAGCTGTGCTATGTCGGTGATGGCAACAACAATATGACCCACTCCCTATTGGAAGGGGCGGCGAAAGTAGGGATGGACATCGCTGTCGCAAGTCCATTCGGATACGAGCCCGATCAGATGATTCGCGATCATGCAAAGCTCGTGGCAAAACAGAATGGCAGCTCGGTCGTGATTACAAACTCTCCGGATGAAGCAATCCAGGACGCGGATGTCGTCGTAACGGATGTTTGGGCGAGCATGGGCGAGGAAGATGAGTTTGACGCAAGAGTCGAAGCCTTCAAGCCATATCAGGTGAACAGTAAGCTCTGTGAAAAAGCGAAGGACGACTTCATGTTCATGCACTGCTTGCCCGCACACCGCGGTGAGGAAGTAACAGCTGAAATTCTTGATGGTCAGCACTCGGTTGTATTTGATGAAGCGGAAAACCGCCTCCATGCGCAAAAAGCAATCATGTTAGCGCTCATGGGTGAGAACTAA
- a CDS encoding DUF3231 family protein, with protein MANIFEAIVDYMKQAYDDEPKTPLHIGEAMGCWLYYTALAEEIPALEICLNTTIDDELSVVVKEGKDLGESQMNRLEKFMLEEGVPLSRTDAHKPSSDPNSIPLGAKSSDNEIANLLSVKVGTNVVMCATNMSQCIRADLEKIWIELQSEKMLYGSKLKMLMRKRGWIKVPPYFTPPGRED; from the coding sequence ATGGCCAATATATTCGAAGCGATTGTCGATTATATGAAACAGGCGTATGATGATGAACCGAAAACGCCGCTACATATAGGTGAAGCCATGGGATGTTGGTTATATTACACTGCATTAGCAGAAGAAATTCCAGCATTGGAAATATGTTTGAACACGACGATTGATGATGAATTAAGTGTTGTAGTAAAAGAGGGGAAGGATCTCGGAGAATCCCAAATGAATAGACTTGAAAAATTCATGCTTGAGGAAGGGGTTCCATTATCGAGAACAGATGCACATAAACCCAGTTCAGATCCGAATTCTATTCCACTTGGAGCCAAATCTTCAGATAATGAAATTGCCAATTTATTAAGTGTTAAAGTGGGTACCAATGTGGTGATGTGTGCAACAAATATGAGCCAATGCATTCGTGCTGACTTAGAAAAAATTTGGATTGAGCTGCAAAGTGAGAAAATGCTCTACGGATCCAAACTGAAAATGTTGATGCGTAAACGAGGCTGGATCAAGGTACCACCATATTTTACTCCTCCAGGACGGGAAGATTAG